From the Gramella sp. Hel_I_59 genome, one window contains:
- a CDS encoding acyl-CoA dehydrogenase family protein, whose protein sequence is MKPDLFQAPDYYQIDDLLSSEHKMVRDATREFVKREVSPIIEEAAQTATFPKQILKGLAEIGAFGPYIPEEYGGAGLDQISYGLIMQEIERGDSGIRSTASVQSSLVMYPIFQYGTEEQRKKYLPKLASGEMVGCFGLTEPDHGSNPGGMTTNFKDMGDHYLLNGAKMWISNSPFADIGVVWAKNEEGRIHGLIVERGMEGFSTPETHNKWSLRASATGELIFDNVKVPKENLLPNKSGLGAPLGCLDSARYGIAWGAIGAAMDCYDTALRYAKEREQFGVPIAAKQLQQKKLAEMITEITKAQLMAWRLGTLKNEGKATSAQISMAKRNNVEMAIKIARESRQILGGMGITGEYSIMRHMMNLESVITYEGTHDIHLLITGMDITGHAAF, encoded by the coding sequence ATGAAACCAGATCTATTCCAGGCTCCTGATTATTACCAGATTGACGACCTGCTATCAAGTGAACATAAAATGGTTCGCGACGCTACCCGTGAATTTGTAAAAAGAGAAGTCTCTCCAATCATAGAAGAAGCAGCACAAACTGCCACATTCCCGAAACAGATTTTAAAAGGCCTTGCTGAAATTGGCGCTTTTGGACCTTACATTCCTGAAGAATATGGAGGTGCAGGACTTGACCAGATTTCCTACGGACTTATCATGCAGGAAATTGAACGTGGAGACAGTGGGATTAGATCTACCGCTTCAGTGCAATCTTCCCTGGTGATGTATCCAATTTTCCAGTATGGAACTGAGGAACAACGGAAAAAGTATCTTCCAAAATTAGCTTCCGGAGAAATGGTTGGCTGTTTTGGTCTTACAGAACCAGATCATGGTTCTAATCCTGGAGGAATGACCACGAACTTTAAAGATATGGGGGATCACTATTTATTAAATGGTGCAAAGATGTGGATCTCAAACTCACCATTTGCAGACATTGGCGTTGTCTGGGCTAAAAATGAAGAAGGACGTATACATGGTCTGATCGTTGAACGTGGCATGGAAGGCTTCAGTACTCCTGAAACTCATAATAAATGGTCTTTAAGAGCCAGTGCTACCGGAGAATTGATATTTGACAATGTAAAGGTGCCAAAGGAAAATCTATTACCAAATAAATCTGGATTGGGAGCACCGCTTGGTTGCCTGGATTCGGCTAGATACGGTATCGCCTGGGGTGCTATTGGCGCCGCCATGGATTGTTACGATACTGCATTGCGTTATGCCAAGGAAAGAGAACAGTTTGGAGTGCCTATTGCCGCAAAACAATTGCAACAAAAAAAGCTAGCTGAAATGATCACTGAGATCACCAAAGCCCAGCTAATGGCCTGGAGACTTGGAACATTGAAAAATGAAGGTAAAGCCACCTCGGCACAGATCTCCATGGCAAAAAGGAATAATGTTGAAATGGCTATCAAAATAGCCCGGGAATCCAGACAAATTCTAGGTGGTATGGGAATTACCGGTGAATACAGCATAATGCGACATATGATGAACCTGGAAAGTGTGATTACTTATGAAGGAACTCACGATATTCATCTATTAATTACCGGGATGGATATTACAGGACATGCAGCTTTCTAA
- a CDS encoding DUF3050 domain-containing protein produces the protein MIKEINESLKPLTNQLINHSLYQKIDSPEQLQLFMEHHVFAVWDFMSLLTALQEKLTKTTNPWLPVGDPETRYLINEIVLAEETDINMQGERQSHFEMYLDAMTAAGANKSKIEDLLMQATHGTDIFLIIATSKLPVSIKKFLKHTFEVVYSQEPHKIASAFTFGREGLIPAMFTSIISKVQQKFPEEDLSLFKYYFDRHIELDEDEHGPMAFRMVEQLCGNDDKKWQEVKAVAEKSLQSRIEFWDGIEAEIEERKTLQTI, from the coding sequence ATGATTAAAGAGATAAACGAAAGTTTAAAACCTCTAACCAACCAGTTAATTAATCATTCACTTTACCAGAAGATCGATAGTCCTGAACAACTGCAATTGTTTATGGAACACCATGTGTTTGCCGTTTGGGACTTCATGTCTTTACTGACTGCCCTTCAGGAAAAACTTACTAAAACCACCAATCCTTGGTTACCGGTAGGAGATCCGGAAACGAGATACCTGATCAATGAGATCGTTCTCGCCGAGGAAACCGATATCAACATGCAGGGTGAGCGACAAAGCCATTTTGAAATGTATCTGGATGCAATGACTGCCGCCGGGGCGAATAAGTCTAAAATCGAAGATCTTTTGATGCAGGCAACTCATGGCACTGATATATTTCTGATCATCGCGACCAGTAAATTACCAGTAAGCATCAAAAAATTCCTGAAGCATACTTTCGAAGTTGTTTATAGCCAGGAACCTCATAAGATCGCGTCAGCTTTCACCTTTGGACGTGAAGGACTAATTCCAGCTATGTTTACCTCTATCATAAGCAAAGTGCAGCAAAAGTTCCCTGAGGAAGATCTGAGTCTGTTCAAATACTACTTTGATCGCCATATTGAACTGGATGAAGATGAACATGGTCCAATGGCATTTAGAATGGTCGAGCAATTATGCGGAAATGATGATAAGAAGTGGCAGGAAGTAAAAGCCGTCGCTGAAAAGTCATTGCAAAGCAGAATAGAATTCTGGGACGGTATCGAAGCTGAAATTGAAGAGCGTAAAACGCTTCAAACAATCTAG
- a CDS encoding 2Fe-2S iron-sulfur cluster-binding protein, with product MSDVKITIIDREGEAHVIDAPTDMNMNLMEVIRSYELAPEGTIGICGGMAMCASCQCYMLNYQHMLPEMSYEEEDMLDQAFHVEDNSRLSCQIPITDELEGLEIRIAPTTE from the coding sequence ATGTCTGACGTTAAGATCACCATAATAGACCGTGAAGGCGAGGCTCATGTTATCGATGCCCCAACAGATATGAATATGAATCTTATGGAGGTTATTCGCTCTTATGAGCTCGCTCCGGAAGGTACTATTGGGATTTGTGGTGGAATGGCGATGTGTGCTTCATGCCAATGTTATATGCTCAATTATCAGCATATGCTTCCGGAAATGAGTTACGAGGAAGAAGATATGCTGGACCAGGCATTTCATGTGGAAGATAATAGCAGGCTTAGCTGCCAGATACCTATTACCGATGAACTTGAAGGATTGGAGATTCGAATAGCTCCAACAACCGAATAA
- a CDS encoding NAD(P)/FAD-dependent oxidoreductase has translation MIKTDMLIIGAGPTGLFAVFEAGLLKMKCHLIDALPQPGGQCSEIYPKKPIYDIPGFPEVLAGDLVDNLMEQIKPFEPGFTLGERAETIDKQEDGSFIVTTSKGTKHHAPVVVIAGGLGSFEPRKPPIPSIKDFEDKGVAYIIRDPEVYRDRKVVIAGGGDSALDWSIFLSNVASEVSLVHRRKDFRGALDSVEKVDELSKIGKINLITDAEVVDLQGKDELEAVVIRHKDEARGEEIKEVDDFIPLFGLSPKLGPIGDWGLEIEKNAIKVDNTYDYQTNIPGVYAIGDVNTYKGKLKLILCGFHEAAIMCQSAYQLINPDKKYVMKYTTVSGVSGFDGSKKEAKREVVKSIN, from the coding sequence ATGATTAAAACTGATATGCTCATTATCGGTGCAGGTCCAACAGGATTATTCGCCGTTTTTGAAGCCGGACTCTTGAAGATGAAATGTCACCTGATCGATGCTCTTCCACAACCTGGAGGACAGTGTTCAGAAATATACCCGAAGAAGCCAATTTATGATATTCCTGGTTTTCCTGAAGTACTTGCAGGTGATCTGGTTGATAATCTTATGGAGCAGATCAAGCCATTTGAGCCTGGATTCACTTTAGGCGAGAGAGCGGAGACCATAGACAAACAGGAAGATGGAAGTTTTATCGTTACAACCAGTAAGGGTACAAAACATCATGCGCCGGTCGTAGTCATTGCTGGGGGTCTGGGGAGTTTCGAGCCTAGAAAACCACCAATTCCTTCTATCAAAGATTTTGAAGATAAAGGAGTGGCTTATATTATTCGTGATCCTGAAGTATATCGCGATCGCAAAGTAGTGATCGCCGGTGGTGGAGATTCAGCTTTGGATTGGAGTATCTTTTTATCAAATGTTGCTTCAGAAGTTTCTCTGGTGCATAGAAGAAAAGATTTCAGGGGAGCTTTAGATTCCGTAGAAAAAGTTGATGAACTTTCGAAAATCGGAAAGATAAATCTGATCACTGATGCTGAAGTTGTAGATCTTCAGGGGAAAGATGAGCTTGAGGCTGTAGTAATAAGGCATAAAGATGAAGCAAGAGGAGAAGAGATCAAAGAAGTAGATGATTTTATTCCACTTTTTGGACTGTCACCTAAACTTGGTCCAATTGGAGACTGGGGACTCGAAATAGAAAAAAATGCTATTAAGGTTGATAATACTTATGATTATCAAACGAACATTCCCGGGGTTTATGCCATTGGTGATGTAAATACCTATAAAGGAAAATTGAAGCTTATTCTTTGTGGTTTCCATGAAGCTGCAATCATGTGTCAAAGTGCTTACCAGCTCATTAACCCAGACAAGAAGTATGTGATGAAGTATACTACTGTAAGCGGAGTTAGTGGTTTTGATGGAAGTAAGAAAGAAGCTAAAAGAGAAGTTGTAAAAAGTATAAATTAG
- a CDS encoding NifU family protein, with the protein MTSEEVKINVEKALAEIRPFLESDGGNISLVSIEENDRLVKVQLEGACVGCSVNQMTLKSGVEMTIKKYVPQIEKVVNIDRSTL; encoded by the coding sequence ATGACAAGCGAAGAAGTTAAAATAAATGTTGAAAAGGCACTTGCCGAAATTCGTCCATTTCTTGAAAGCGATGGGGGGAATATTTCCCTTGTATCTATAGAAGAAAATGATCGTTTGGTGAAAGTACAGCTTGAAGGAGCTTGTGTTGGCTGTTCTGTTAATCAAATGACCCTGAAGAGTGGTGTGGAAATGACGATTAAGAAATATGTGCCTCAAATAGAAAAAGTGGTAAATATAGATCGATCTACCCTTTAA